Proteins from a genomic interval of Microcoleus sp. bin38.metabat.b11b12b14.051:
- a CDS encoding ribbon-helix-helix protein, CopG family has product MVKKNRNVVSSNPDSKVKVGLSLTPSSADRLNAIARKLGISRSELLERLAKGALDISKDKSQVSVTWKKGEEIAVETAELEGETAEKSDSNDAITAETLLDSVSVQSNPLQVSYEASQQQLTERESTIAQLQQQLATEKQNLESQLQETVSKSSYESLQQQLSEGESAIAQLQQQLATEKQNLESQLQETVPKSSYESLQHQVAEKEHWANELQQQLASKSSDLESLQHQVAEKEHWANELQQQLASKSSDLESLQHQVAEKEHWANELQQQLASKSSDLETLQHQVADKESAIAQLHQQFATERQNLASQLQQTVSKSSYEDLQHQLAQMSSAIGNLQVQLVQFHSLEHQLSQSAAKQRNYEDLQQQSQEQQRTIKGLREQLVQMQAVAGIGEAYLNKWRRS; this is encoded by the coding sequence ATGGTCAAAAAAAATCGCAATGTAGTTAGTTCAAATCCAGACAGCAAAGTCAAAGTCGGACTTTCGCTGACTCCTTCTAGTGCCGATCGGTTGAACGCGATCGCTCGAAAGCTGGGAATATCAAGGTCGGAACTCCTAGAACGCTTGGCAAAAGGCGCTCTGGATATTTCTAAGGACAAGAGTCAAGTTAGTGTCACTTGGAAAAAAGGTGAAGAAATTGCGGTCGAGACCGCTGAATTGGAAGGGGAAACAGCCGAAAAAAGCGACAGTAATGACGCGATAACGGCAGAAACTCTATTGGACTCGGTGAGCGTACAGTCAAATCCCCTGCAAGTAAGTTATGAAGCTTCACAGCAGCAGTTGACTGAACGCGAAAGTACGATCGCCCAATTGCAGCAGCAATTAGCTACCGAAAAGCAAAATCTCGAAAGTCAATTGCAGGAAACTGTATCGAAGTCAAGTTACGAATCTTTGCAGCAGCAGTTGAGCGAAGGCGAAAGTGCGATCGCCCAATTGCAGCAGCAATTAGCTACCGAAAAGCAAAATCTCGAAAGTCAATTGCAGGAAACTGTACCGAAGTCAAGTTACGAATCTTTGCAGCATCAAGTAGCCGAAAAAGAACATTGGGCCAACGAATTGCAGCAGCAACTAGCCTCCAAGTCGAGCGATTTGGAATCTTTGCAGCATCAAGTTGCCGAAAAAGAACATTGGGCCAACGAATTGCAGCAGCAATTAGCCTCCAAGTCGAGCGATTTGGAATCTTTGCAGCATCAAGTTGCCGAAAAAGAACATTGGGCTAACGAATTGCAGCAGCAATTAGCCTCCAAGTCGAGCGATTTGGAAACTTTGCAGCATCAAGTAGCCGACAAAGAAAGTGCGATCGCCCAATTGCACCAGCAATTCGCTACGGAAAGGCAAAATCTCGCCAGCCAATTGCAGCAAACAGTGTCTAAGTCGAGTTACGAAGATTTGCAGCACCAGTTAGCACAAATGTCAAGTGCGATCGGCAACTTGCAAGTTCAACTCGTCCAGTTCCACTCTCTAGAACATCAATTGAGTCAAAGTGCGGCGAAACAGCGAAATTACGAGGATTTGCAGCAACAGTCTCAAGAACAGCAAAGAACCATCAAAGGTTTACGGGAACAGCTCGTTCAAATGCAAGCTGTGGCTGGGATTGGCGAAGCTTATCTCAATAAGTGGCGCCGTTCCTGA
- a CDS encoding response regulator has protein sequence MSEAELILVVDDTPANLDVISEALTDAGYEVAIAIDGERALKQVQYTLPSLILLDVMMPGINGFETCRRLKASPATKDIPVIFMTALSDTADKIKGFQIGAVDYITKPFEEMEVLARVNTHIKLRNLHKELEQHVASRTAELTSALAQVKQSQLQLIQNEKMSALGNLVAGVAHEINNPVGFIYGNIKELNLALQDIVEHLRLYQQECPNPGKDIEFHAVNIDLEYVLQDTAKMLSSMEIGCDRLRNISTSLRTFSRADTAVKVLANICDGIDSTLMILQHRLKAQDTRPEIQVLKEYKDIPPVKCYLGQLNQVFMNVISNAIDAVNECSYGRSYHDIEASPNKITITTELSEDRQRVVVKIKDNGKGISQDVKAHIFDHLFTTKLVGEGTGLGLSISRQIVEEMHGGTLTCSSVLGEGAQFTIALPID, from the coding sequence ATGTCAGAAGCTGAGTTAATTTTAGTAGTAGATGATACGCCCGCTAATCTAGATGTCATCTCGGAGGCGTTGACGGATGCGGGTTATGAAGTTGCGATCGCCATTGACGGCGAACGAGCTCTCAAGCAAGTTCAGTATACGCTGCCGAGTTTAATTTTACTCGATGTCATGATGCCGGGAATTAACGGCTTTGAAACCTGCCGCCGCCTCAAAGCTTCGCCAGCTACCAAGGACATTCCTGTAATTTTTATGACTGCTTTGTCGGATACAGCAGATAAGATTAAAGGATTTCAGATCGGTGCTGTTGATTATATCACTAAACCTTTTGAAGAAATGGAGGTGTTGGCGCGTGTCAATACTCACATCAAACTCCGAAATTTGCATAAAGAACTAGAACAGCACGTAGCCTCGCGCACGGCGGAACTAACTTCTGCTTTGGCGCAAGTCAAGCAATCGCAGCTTCAGTTAATTCAGAACGAAAAAATGTCGGCTTTGGGCAATTTAGTTGCTGGTGTGGCTCACGAAATCAACAATCCAGTCGGTTTTATTTATGGCAATATCAAGGAGTTAAATTTGGCATTACAAGACATTGTTGAGCATTTGCGGCTTTATCAGCAAGAATGTCCAAATCCAGGGAAAGATATTGAATTTCACGCGGTAAACATTGATTTAGAATATGTATTGCAAGATACAGCGAAGATGCTATCATCAATGGAGATCGGATGCGATCGCCTCCGCAACATCAGCACTTCCCTCCGCACCTTCTCCCGCGCCGATACGGCTGTGAAAGTCTTGGCTAACATCTGCGACGGTATTGATAGCACGCTGATGATTTTGCAGCACCGCCTGAAAGCTCAAGATACTCGCCCCGAAATTCAAGTTCTTAAGGAATATAAAGATATCCCTCCCGTAAAATGTTATTTGGGACAACTGAATCAGGTGTTTATGAATGTGATCTCAAATGCGATCGATGCTGTGAATGAGTGCAGTTACGGACGCAGTTATCATGACATTGAAGCGTCTCCTAATAAGATTACTATTACAACCGAATTAAGTGAAGACAGACAAAGGGTCGTAGTCAAAATTAAAGATAACGGTAAAGGGATTTCTCAGGATGTAAAAGCACACATTTTTGACCACTTGTTCACTACGAAATTAGTCGGTGAAGGGACGGGGTTGGGTTTGTCTATTAGCCGCCAGATAGTGGAAGAAATGCACGGCGGCACTTTGACTTGCTCTTCTGTGTTGGGTGAGGGGGCCCAATTTACGATCGCACTGCCGATCGATTAA
- a CDS encoding MASE1 domain-containing protein: MIPIHLILGKISFLLSFQNGISAVWPSGGLFLAAFLLIGPPILPALLFADLVNSFIIPQNELLTSCLLGVCNIADPLAASFLINHFVKYRNLLARSQDVFRFFVLQIPTPIISGTLAATVLCQRGISPWSAYPEVCWVWFTSTIIGTLIVTPAILAWAQKPKQQQRFSWQQISEFGLLLLSLVVISKIAFWQQYPVEYMMIPLLIWSAFRFSARESTLLVVIVSAIAVFGTARGLGSFVRPSVSESLLLLQSFIGVVAVTTFVLSAVINENRQAEATLKKLNNELEQRVEERTAQLQKAKQTADAANQSKSDFLANMSHELRTPLNGILGYAQIMNRSQSWGEKERNGVSIIYQCGSHLLTLINDILDISKIEAGKLDLHPKAFHFPSFLQSIVEIVRIRTEQKQIDLIYLPDSELPEGIEADEKRLRQVLINLLGNAVKFTDRGSVTFKVEVTKHEESLDCQSSIENRKSKIQNRLIRFQIEDTGVGMTPDSMTKIFTPFEQVGDTHRKTEGTGLGLAISTKIVNLMDSKIEVTSDFGSGSTFAFTVNFPLAADWVNAAATATGKQIVGYQGTQKTILVVDDNWQNRSVIVSLLAPIGFAVVEAENGEDGLAKAAKIKPDLIIADLSMPVMDGFEMLRQLRSSESLKNLRTVVSSASVYEMDRQKSLDAGGDDFLPKPVQLEELFFIVEKHLKIKWNYQQTASNETAGEQLTPKPKGNSLLPSSAMAVPAPEELALLLNLAQQGRLKKLTEEAKRIAQLNKGYTEFVQPILELAKSFQTDKIEDLLKQYLN; encoded by the coding sequence GTGATTCCGATTCACTTGATTCTTGGCAAGATATCATTCTTGCTATCCTTCCAAAATGGCATATCAGCAGTTTGGCCGTCAGGAGGTCTATTTTTGGCTGCTTTTTTATTGATAGGGCCCCCCATTTTACCTGCTCTCTTGTTCGCGGATTTAGTGAATAGCTTTATAATTCCCCAGAATGAGTTACTCACATCCTGTCTCCTTGGTGTCTGCAATATTGCAGATCCGCTAGCAGCAAGTTTTCTGATAAATCACTTTGTAAAATACCGAAATTTACTAGCTAGATCGCAGGATGTTTTTAGGTTTTTCGTGCTACAGATACCCACGCCTATTATTAGTGGCACTCTTGCCGCTACCGTGCTGTGTCAGCGAGGAATTAGCCCTTGGAGTGCTTACCCAGAAGTTTGCTGGGTTTGGTTTACCTCAACCATTATCGGTACGCTGATTGTGACGCCAGCAATTTTGGCGTGGGCTCAGAAACCCAAGCAGCAGCAAAGATTTTCGTGGCAACAGATTTCGGAATTTGGACTTTTGCTATTATCGCTGGTTGTCATCAGCAAAATTGCCTTTTGGCAACAGTATCCCGTCGAATATATGATGATTCCGCTGCTGATTTGGTCGGCATTTCGATTCAGCGCCCGGGAATCGACTTTGCTGGTGGTAATTGTTTCGGCGATCGCAGTTTTTGGCACAGCCCGCGGTTTGGGTTCTTTTGTCAGGCCTTCCGTTAGTGAATCGCTGTTGCTGCTGCAATCTTTTATCGGTGTTGTCGCTGTTACTACCTTTGTTTTGTCTGCGGTAATTAATGAAAATAGACAGGCAGAAGCCACGCTCAAAAAGCTCAATAATGAGTTAGAACAGCGAGTAGAAGAACGCACCGCCCAACTTCAAAAAGCTAAACAAACCGCTGACGCCGCCAACCAATCCAAAAGCGACTTTCTCGCCAACATGAGCCACGAACTTCGCACTCCCCTCAACGGCATTTTGGGTTACGCTCAAATCATGAACCGTTCGCAATCTTGGGGAGAAAAAGAGCGCAATGGTGTCAGCATTATCTACCAGTGCGGGTCGCATCTTTTGACACTGATTAATGATATTCTAGACATCTCTAAAATCGAAGCAGGCAAATTAGATTTACATCCGAAAGCTTTTCATTTCCCATCTTTCTTACAAAGCATTGTTGAGATTGTTCGCATCCGCACCGAACAAAAACAAATTGATTTGATTTATCTCCCCGACTCTGAACTTCCCGAAGGCATAGAAGCCGATGAAAAGCGCTTGCGTCAGGTCTTAATTAATCTACTGGGAAATGCAGTCAAGTTTACCGATCGAGGCAGCGTTACTTTCAAAGTCGAAGTAACCAAACATGAGGAATCGCTAGATTGCCAATCTTCAATCGAAAATCGAAAATCGAAAATCCAAAATCGCCTGATTCGCTTTCAAATAGAAGATACAGGCGTCGGTATGACTCCTGATTCGATGACCAAAATCTTTACACCTTTTGAACAAGTAGGAGATACCCACCGCAAAACTGAAGGTACCGGACTCGGGCTGGCAATTAGCACCAAAATTGTCAATTTAATGGACAGTAAAATTGAAGTAACCAGTGATTTTGGCAGCGGCAGCACCTTCGCTTTTACCGTCAATTTCCCCTTAGCTGCTGACTGGGTAAATGCCGCCGCCACCGCTACGGGAAAGCAAATTGTTGGCTATCAGGGAACTCAGAAAACGATTCTCGTTGTCGATGACAACTGGCAGAACCGTTCAGTGATTGTCAGCCTCTTGGCACCAATTGGTTTTGCGGTTGTCGAAGCAGAAAATGGCGAGGATGGTTTAGCTAAAGCAGCTAAAATAAAACCTGATTTAATTATCGCTGATTTGTCGATGCCTGTGATGGACGGTTTTGAAATGCTGCGGCAGTTGCGGAGTTCTGAATCGTTAAAAAATCTGCGTACTGTCGTCTCGTCTGCTTCTGTTTATGAGATGGACAGGCAAAAAAGTTTGGATGCTGGGGGTGATGATTTTTTGCCGAAGCCTGTGCAGCTTGAGGAATTATTTTTTATTGTGGAAAAGCACTTGAAAATCAAATGGAATTATCAGCAGACAGCCTCCAATGAAACTGCTGGGGAACAATTAACACCGAAACCTAAAGGTAATTCACTTCTGCCAAGTTCAGCAATGGCAGTTCCTGCACCGGAAGAGTTAGCTTTGTTACTCAATTTAGCCCAGCAGGGGCGCTTGAAAAAATTGACTGAAGAAGCTAAACGCATTGCACAACTAAACAAGGGTTATACTGAATTTGTGCAGCCTATTTTGGAATTGGCAAAGAGCTTTCAAACTGATAAAATTGAAGACTTGCTCAAGCAGTATCTGAACTAA
- a CDS encoding phosphodiester glycosidase family protein has product MKLNHKIQQISHILGFGILLAPILTYNIPYFSRPAQTNEVRSLFPGIAYRREFRSNPRPVLIHTVSIDLKAPGIGIYVTPGSATPDLTETDARTATEFLKEFKLQLAVNANFFYPCVEEAPWNYYPRSGDRVNNVGHAISKGEAYSQAESHFPALCFDAKNRAQIVENGVCPQGTAYGVAGDTVLVKNGKAVAQSKEKIKDDKPYPRTIVAIDKTGEKLWLIVADGKQRLYSEGLKLSEITEISRQLGADTVLNLDGGGSVTLAVASPSGAKLLNAPIQNKIPMQQRPISNHLGFYAREN; this is encoded by the coding sequence ATGAAACTTAATCACAAAATCCAACAAATTTCCCACATTCTCGGTTTTGGAATCTTGCTCGCACCAATACTAACCTACAACATTCCCTACTTTTCGCGTCCAGCACAAACCAACGAAGTGCGATCGCTATTTCCAGGAATCGCCTACCGACGCGAATTTCGCTCAAATCCTCGTCCCGTCCTCATTCACACTGTTAGTATCGACCTCAAAGCGCCAGGAATTGGAATTTATGTCACACCCGGAAGCGCCACACCCGATTTAACAGAAACCGACGCCCGCACCGCTACTGAATTCCTCAAAGAATTTAAATTACAATTAGCTGTCAACGCCAATTTCTTCTATCCGTGCGTTGAGGAAGCACCTTGGAATTATTATCCCCGCAGTGGCGATCGCGTAAATAACGTCGGACACGCGATTTCTAAAGGTGAGGCTTACTCTCAAGCAGAATCACACTTTCCCGCCCTTTGTTTTGACGCCAAAAACCGCGCTCAAATCGTCGAAAACGGTGTTTGTCCTCAGGGCACAGCCTATGGGGTTGCGGGAGATACGGTGCTGGTGAAAAATGGCAAAGCAGTAGCACAAAGTAAGGAAAAAATCAAGGATGATAAACCTTATCCGCGAACAATTGTGGCGATCGACAAAACTGGCGAAAAATTGTGGTTGATTGTAGCAGATGGCAAGCAAAGGCTGTACAGCGAAGGGCTGAAATTAAGCGAAATAACAGAGATTTCGAGGCAGTTGGGAGCCGATACAGTGCTGAATTTGGATGGTGGCGGATCGGTAACTTTGGCAGTAGCGTCGCCGTCGGGAGCAAAATTATTAAATGCTCCGATTCAGAACAAGATTCCGATGCAGCAGCGTCCGATTTCCAATCATTTAGGGTTTTACGCGCGGGAAAATTAG
- a CDS encoding pentapeptide repeat-containing protein codes for MNRVGAACANRLDAKDAKEEKRNMSYSDTNNFSNQVLCDRSFRGQVLNGADFGGADVRGCNFRNAELVGANFIGAKIGLSGRQIAVLSGVAIAICVIVGDVVTRLILSTQGQVPGSRSWPFVLLLYGVLSAAGVAGAIARTQPSTSKIGRLAGTISAMLSGALLGFFYVGTATNNNSQAALAGMAIGGVLMFFVSSRIRRQVAKIAIVAAGSVATYGAAFLLSATASAFLTTQKLFLGTCFALLSLLYLWLAFVSFSAIVREIANADGTSFRGANLTDAKFDINCINLKSQV; via the coding sequence ATGAACCGCGTTGGCGCAGCCTGCGCGAACCGCTTAGACGCTAAGGACGCGAAGGAAGAGAAGAGAAATATGAGTTATTCTGATACCAATAATTTTAGCAATCAAGTTTTGTGCGATCGATCGTTCCGGGGACAAGTTCTTAACGGTGCTGATTTTGGCGGTGCGGATGTTCGAGGCTGCAATTTTAGAAATGCTGAGTTGGTGGGGGCGAATTTTATTGGTGCGAAAATCGGGCTTTCTGGGCGACAGATTGCTGTTTTGAGTGGCGTGGCGATCGCGATTTGTGTGATTGTGGGCGATGTTGTGACTCGGCTGATTTTGAGCACGCAAGGACAGGTACCGGGTTCTCGCAGTTGGCCTTTTGTGTTGTTGCTGTACGGGGTTTTGAGCGCTGCTGGTGTGGCTGGGGCGATCGCCCGCACGCAGCCGTCAACCTCAAAAATCGGTAGATTGGCGGGCACAATTTCTGCTATGCTATCAGGAGCTTTGTTGGGATTTTTCTATGTTGGGACTGCAACTAACAATAATTCCCAGGCTGCTTTGGCGGGAATGGCGATCGGCGGCGTGTTAATGTTTTTTGTGAGTTCTCGGATTCGCCGTCAAGTTGCTAAAATTGCGATCGTGGCGGCGGGAAGTGTGGCGACTTACGGAGCAGCTTTTTTGTTGTCTGCAACTGCTAGCGCTTTTTTGACCACTCAGAAACTGTTTTTGGGTACGTGTTTCGCTTTGCTGTCGTTGCTGTATCTTTGGTTGGCGTTTGTCTCTTTTTCTGCTATTGTTCGAGAGATTGCCAATGCTGATGGTACTTCGTTTCGAGGGGCAAATCTCACCGATGCTAAGTTCGATATCAATTGCATCAATCTCAAATCTCAAGTTTAG
- a CDS encoding protein kinase gives MTSKITLTITQGNLKGQEFTFESRTTCIIGRAKDCYPKIPDDDKHSTISRYHCFLDINPPDIRIRDFGSKNGTFVNGKKIGQRESHQTPEEAAKIQFPECDLQGGDEFKLSDTSFRVGIALDPENLKTVKSEKPPTVPSNQPKLWEMLKAFLFKEANVGVLGDYVLLKELGKGGFSLVYLARNKLTNEEVALKVMLPKVAANQRAVNWFLREIENTKSLRHPNVVELKESGYADETFFFTLEYCQGGSVIDSMEKRGITTLPVDEAVAIILQVLDGLTYTHNAEIPNVKLADGSFGKGRGLIHRDLKPGNIFLANVGGKQVAKIGDYGLAKAFDLAGLSGQTLTGSAVGTLGFMSRQQVIDFKYAKPEVDVWAAAACLYAMLTGCLPRNLQGQDPFLAVLQSDAVPIRDRTSAIPKPLAKVIDLALIDNPEIYYKSAAEFKQALLNSINIL, from the coding sequence ATGACATCAAAAATCACCCTCACCATCACACAAGGCAATCTCAAAGGTCAAGAATTCACCTTTGAATCTCGCACCACCTGCATCATCGGCCGCGCTAAAGACTGCTATCCCAAAATTCCCGACGACGACAAACACTCCACCATTTCCCGCTATCACTGCTTCCTCGATATCAATCCTCCCGATATCCGCATCCGCGATTTTGGTAGCAAAAATGGTACGTTTGTTAATGGCAAAAAAATCGGTCAGCGAGAATCACATCAAACTCCTGAAGAAGCCGCAAAAATCCAATTTCCCGAATGCGACTTGCAAGGGGGAGATGAATTCAAACTCAGCGATACTTCGTTTCGAGTTGGCATTGCCCTTGACCCGGAAAACCTCAAAACTGTCAAATCTGAAAAACCCCCGACTGTTCCCTCAAATCAACCGAAGCTGTGGGAAATGCTGAAAGCTTTTCTGTTCAAAGAAGCTAATGTGGGAGTTCTGGGTGATTACGTTTTACTAAAAGAGTTGGGTAAGGGTGGTTTTAGTTTGGTTTATTTGGCGCGTAATAAACTGACAAACGAAGAAGTCGCCCTGAAAGTTATGTTGCCAAAAGTCGCGGCGAATCAGCGGGCGGTGAATTGGTTTTTGCGGGAAATTGAGAATACTAAAAGTTTAAGACATCCCAATGTTGTCGAGTTGAAAGAATCGGGTTATGCCGATGAAACGTTCTTTTTTACATTAGAATATTGCCAAGGTGGTAGTGTTATTGATTCTATGGAAAAACGCGGTATCACGACTTTGCCTGTGGATGAAGCTGTGGCAATTATTCTGCAAGTTTTGGACGGCTTAACTTACACGCACAATGCAGAAATTCCTAATGTAAAATTGGCTGATGGCAGTTTTGGTAAAGGACGCGGTTTGATTCACCGGGATTTGAAACCGGGGAATATTTTCCTGGCGAATGTGGGTGGGAAACAAGTTGCGAAAATTGGGGATTATGGATTAGCAAAAGCTTTCGATTTGGCGGGATTAAGCGGTCAAACTCTGACGGGAAGTGCGGTAGGGACTCTGGGTTTTATGTCGCGACAACAGGTGATTGATTTTAAGTATGCAAAACCGGAGGTTGATGTGTGGGCGGCGGCGGCTTGTTTGTATGCGATGTTGACGGGGTGTTTGCCGCGCAATTTGCAGGGTCAAGATCCGTTTTTGGCGGTTTTGCAAAGTGATGCTGTTCCAATTCGCGATCGCACTTCGGCAATTCCCAAACCGCTAGCAAAGGTAATCGACTTGGCTTTAATTGACAATCCTGAAATTTATTATAAAAGTGCGGCGGAATTTAAGCAAGCGCTACTAAATAGTATAAATATCTTGTAA
- a CDS encoding endonuclease domain-containing protein produces MTKLYNKSSEKFKRQKLRREMTEAEKELWKRIRNRQLENCKFRRQYSVAAFAIDFYSPEIKLALEVDGDSHFVDGAVEYDAERQEFIESAKIHFLRFTNDDVYHNLDGVLEVIVEGIKSLRTSGVLPPPAPPC; encoded by the coding sequence ATGACAAAACTCTACAACAAAAGCTCAGAAAAATTCAAGCGACAAAAACTTCGCAGAGAAATGACCGAAGCTGAAAAGGAGCTATGGAAACGTATCAGAAACAGACAGCTTGAGAATTGTAAATTTCGCAGACAATATAGTGTAGCAGCATTTGCGATCGACTTTTATTCACCAGAAATCAAATTAGCACTGGAAGTTGATGGTGACAGCCATTTTGTGGATGGCGCTGTAGAATATGATGCAGAAAGACAAGAGTTTATTGAGTCGGCAAAAATTCATTTTTTGAGGTTTACGAATGATGATGTTTATCATAATTTGGATGGGGTTTTAGAGGTGATTGTGGAGGGGATTAAATCGTTGAGAACATCGGGTGTTTTACCCCCCCCAGCCCCCCCTTGCTAA
- a CDS encoding type II toxin-antitoxin system MqsA family antitoxin, with product MVCDICGTEGVRVRRIPRTYGKGKDLLVIENIPVISCPHCGSSYLTAETLHEIDRIKRQRKSVAVERSVEVASFA from the coding sequence ATGGTATGTGATATTTGCGGAACAGAAGGTGTGCGAGTTCGCCGAATTCCCAGAACCTATGGTAAAGGCAAAGATTTGCTAGTTATAGAAAACATTCCGGTAATAAGCTGTCCTCATTGTGGCAGTAGTTATCTCACAGCCGAAACACTCCATGAAATCGACAGAATTAAACGCCAGCGTAAAAGTGTAGCGGTAGAACGTTCTGTAGAAGTAGCTAGTTTTGCTTAG